A window of Sulfurimonas gotlandica GD1 contains these coding sequences:
- a CDS encoding EAL domain-containing protein, giving the protein MLLPQTKEREYRFRLALRMGLPIFAMVLILVSHRLITSYKNLDSSFYIEVILLLAFSIYFIFYIIYKSFDIRITESVTKTFTREYLYKYLKKELKANNEYTLLLISIDNLSDINSRYGIKNGDKVLKQVVLWTSEYLKSKEITNFPMGHIKGGDFVIGLRGSKNEYSTILELMCLKSDEFTVDDIEVKISGAITDKTFSDELDYLVENLFEIQERNRNQKLLFQNTQEISPQKQESFVISAIKNRSFIVMTQDVFEDEVCVIKECFVKLKTPNSEIIHQKTYMKVLDKLGLMVDFDLMILEQNIAKCCSDSKEIFAMNISPSSLRNPSFMFRAKELLNANSEIKNRLIFLLSESHYYSQVSKYNSTLKVLRDMGVIIAIDRLGAIHTSFLYLRDLDIDMVRYDSSYTKEIKDEKYNSAIDGFNVMAHNRGVKTWIRMVDSQEIKDEAKELKIDYIQGNFMAPVEKKYEN; this is encoded by the coding sequence ATGCTACTTCCACAAACAAAAGAGAGAGAGTACCGATTCAGATTAGCGTTAAGGATGGGACTTCCCATCTTTGCAATGGTCCTTATCTTAGTCTCTCATAGATTAATTACAAGTTATAAAAATTTAGATTCATCATTTTATATAGAAGTTATTCTGCTTTTAGCTTTTAGTATTTATTTTATCTTTTATATAATATATAAAAGTTTTGATATAAGAATTACAGAATCTGTAACAAAAACATTTACTAGAGAATATCTATATAAATATTTAAAAAAAGAACTAAAAGCTAATAATGAATATACACTGCTTCTAATCAGCATTGATAACTTAAGCGACATAAATAGTCGTTATGGTATTAAAAATGGGGACAAAGTTCTAAAACAAGTTGTTTTATGGACAAGTGAATATCTTAAAAGTAAAGAGATAACTAACTTTCCGATGGGTCACATAAAGGGTGGAGATTTTGTAATTGGACTTAGGGGTTCAAAAAATGAATATTCAACTATATTAGAATTAATGTGCCTTAAAAGTGATGAGTTTACTGTAGATGATATAGAAGTTAAAATTAGCGGAGCTATTACTGATAAAACGTTTTCTGATGAACTTGATTATTTAGTGGAAAATCTTTTTGAGATTCAAGAAAGAAATAGAAATCAAAAATTACTTTTTCAAAATACTCAAGAAATTAGCCCTCAAAAACAAGAATCTTTTGTTATAAGCGCAATTAAAAACAGATCTTTTATTGTAATGACACAAGATGTTTTTGAAGATGAAGTATGTGTTATTAAAGAATGTTTTGTAAAATTAAAAACACCAAATTCTGAAATAATTCATCAAAAAACATATATGAAGGTTTTAGACAAACTAGGGTTAATGGTTGATTTTGATTTAATGATACTAGAACAAAATATAGCTAAGTGCTGCTCAGATTCAAAGGAGATATTTGCTATGAATATCTCTCCAAGTTCACTTAGAAATCCAAGTTTTATGTTTAGGGCAAAAGAACTTTTAAATGCTAATAGTGAGATAAAAAATAGACTTATATTTTTACTTAGTGAATCACACTATTACTCACAAGTAAGTAAGTATAATTCTACTCTAAAAGTATTACGAGATATGGGTGTTATTATTGCTATAGATAGGCTAGGAGCGATTCATACAAGTTTTCTATACCTAAGAGACCTTGACATAGACATGGTTAGGTATGACTCATCTTATACAAAAGAAATAAAAGATGAAAAATATAATAGTGCAATAGATGGTTTTAATGTTATGGCACACAACAGAGGTGTTAAGACATGGATAAGAATGGTTGATTCACAAGAAATTAAAGATGAAGCTAAAGAGCTAAAAATAGATTATATACAGGGCAATTTTATGGCTCCTGTTGAAAAAAAATATGAAAACTAA
- a CDS encoding CCA tRNA nucleotidyltransferase: MNKIFEKLENNGARAIIIGGFIRDFLLNIDSDDIDIEVYNVSSFEKLENILKEFGSINKVGKSFGVCKLKIDNFVLDFTLPRIDSKISSGHSGFDVKIEKDLDFITATRRRDFTINAIGYDVVNKTILDPFNGINDLNDKTLKMVDTETFIEDPLRVLRAVQFCSRFNLKMDKELFLLSKTMIKQNSLCELAKERIYDEIKKNLLKSTKPSLGFELLKELGALKYFPSLALREKQTWYCSMHALDKIVQLKTTNDKTNEILMLASLCYDFNSFQIQDFISKLSNDKEILNRVLVLVENLNAIKSFCLNSFNDYDLFKLSTKVNIEEIIILSESLYGLGNNIKKRAKELNILNKQMPAFLRGRDLITSGMKPSCDFSDILEDAYEAQMHGKFSSHKDAITWLRSYLLNHQ, from the coding sequence TTGAATAAAATCTTTGAAAAACTAGAAAATAATGGTGCTAGAGCAATCATCATTGGTGGATTTATCAGAGACTTTTTACTAAATATTGACTCAGATGATATAGATATTGAAGTTTATAATGTCTCATCTTTTGAAAAATTAGAAAATATTTTAAAAGAGTTTGGTAGTATCAACAAAGTTGGGAAAAGTTTTGGTGTGTGTAAGCTAAAAATTGACAACTTTGTTTTAGACTTTACTCTACCAAGAATCGACTCAAAAATATCATCTGGACACTCAGGCTTTGATGTAAAAATTGAAAAAGATCTAGATTTTATTACGGCAACTAGAAGAAGAGACTTTACTATTAATGCCATCGGATATGATGTAGTAAATAAAACCATACTTGATCCTTTTAATGGAATAAATGATTTAAATGATAAAACCCTTAAAATGGTAGATACAGAGACCTTTATTGAAGACCCATTAAGAGTTTTAAGAGCTGTACAATTTTGCTCTAGGTTCAATTTAAAAATGGATAAAGAACTATTTTTACTCTCAAAAACTATGATAAAGCAAAATTCACTCTGTGAACTGGCAAAAGAGAGAATTTACGATGAAATCAAAAAAAATTTACTAAAATCTACTAAGCCGTCTTTAGGTTTTGAACTATTAAAAGAGTTAGGTGCTTTAAAATATTTTCCTTCTTTAGCATTAAGAGAAAAACAAACTTGGTATTGTTCTATGCATGCACTTGATAAAATCGTGCAGCTTAAAACTACTAACGATAAAACAAACGAAATTTTGATGTTAGCATCTCTGTGTTATGACTTTAACTCTTTCCAAATACAAGATTTTATATCTAAGTTATCAAACGATAAAGAGATACTAAATCGAGTATTAGTACTAGTAGAAAATCTAAATGCAATTAAATCATTCTGCTTAAATAGTTTTAATGACTATGACCTTTTTAAACTCTCAACTAAAGTAAATATTGAAGAAATTATTATTTTGTCTGAGTCTTTATATGGGCTAGGTAATAATATAAAAAAAAGGGCAAAAGAGTTAAATATTTTAAATAAACAAATGCCAGCTTTTTTACGCGGAAGAGATCTGATAACATCTGGAATGAAACCTTCTTGTGATTTCTCAGATATACTAGAAGATGCTTATGAAGCTCAGATGCATGGTAAATTTAGCTCTCATAAAGATGCTATAACATGGTTAAGAAGTTATTTACTTAACCACCAATAA
- the queF gene encoding preQ(1) synthase: MKYGEKIVNEFDIEKDLEIWPNQHKRNYLIKMTLPEFSCLCPRSGYPDYATIYLEYTPDEWVVELKAMKLYINSFRDKHVSHENSANEIYETLENKIKPKYMKIVADYNPRGNVHTVIEIDSSKL, from the coding sequence ATGAAATACGGTGAAAAAATAGTTAATGAATTTGATATAGAAAAAGATTTAGAGATATGGCCAAATCAACATAAGAGAAATTATCTTATAAAAATGACTCTTCCGGAATTCTCTTGCCTTTGTCCTAGAAGTGGATATCCTGACTACGCTACCATATATCTTGAGTATACGCCAGATGAGTGGGTAGTTGAACTAAAAGCAATGAAGTTATATATCAATTCATTCAGAGACAAGCATGTATCACATGAAAATAGTGCAAATGAGATATATGAAACACTGGAAAATAAAATAAAACCTAAATATATGAAGATAGTTGCCGATTATAACCCACGTGGAAATGTTCACACAGTTATCGAAATAGATAGCTCAAAATTATAG
- a CDS encoding DUF438 domain-containing protein, whose product MNNLPEGHPVRVYLEENQLIRGLMASINSINIVENNEEFKEKFARLCLVEKHFARKENQLFPYLEQYGWTSPSQNMWAFHDDIRAIVKQARNLAETSETQSLMMVLQNLFHNLEHIMQVEEGRLLPRALEMLQEDDWKEMRDGDEEIGWMFDEAPAAYPAHVKDEYIHPSQDTKKRKLPFSLEGRIDLEQGHMLPEQINWLLKFMPVDITYVDENDIVIFYNRGDNRVFPRSAGIIGREVKFCHPPKSVDQVLMILREFKAGRRDEAEFWITFKGQFIHIRYFAIRDDEGTYKGVIEVSQDVTHIRGLEGQQRLLDWE is encoded by the coding sequence ATGAATAATTTACCAGAAGGTCATCCGGTAAGAGTATACCTAGAAGAAAATCAACTTATTCGCGGTTTGATGGCAAGTATTAATAGTATCAATATAGTAGAAAATAATGAAGAGTTTAAAGAAAAATTTGCAAGACTTTGTTTAGTAGAAAAACACTTTGCAAGAAAAGAAAATCAACTTTTCCCATACCTAGAGCAGTATGGATGGACATCACCTTCACAAAATATGTGGGCTTTTCACGATGATATCCGTGCTATTGTTAAACAGGCTAGAAACCTTGCAGAGACAAGTGAAACACAATCATTAATGATGGTTTTACAAAATCTTTTTCATAATTTAGAACATATTATGCAAGTTGAAGAGGGAAGATTACTTCCAAGAGCTTTAGAAATGCTTCAAGAAGACGACTGGAAAGAGATGCGTGATGGTGATGAAGAGATAGGTTGGATGTTTGATGAAGCTCCTGCAGCTTATCCTGCACATGTAAAAGATGAATATATTCACCCTTCACAAGATACTAAGAAAAGAAAACTTCCTTTTTCACTAGAAGGTAGAATAGATTTAGAACAAGGTCACATGCTGCCAGAGCAGATTAACTGGTTACTAAAGTTTATGCCTGTTGATATTACTTATGTTGATGAAAATGATATTGTTATTTTTTACAACCGTGGTGACAACAGAGTATTTCCAAGAAGCGCTGGAATTATAGGTCGTGAAGTTAAATTTTGTCACCCGCCAAAATCTGTTGATCAGGTATTGATGATTCTTCGTGAGTTTAAAGCAGGCAGAAGAGATGAGGCAGAGTTCTGGATTACTTTTAAAGGTCAGTTTATTCACATTCGTTATTTTGCAATCAGAGATGATGAGGGAACTTATAAAGGTGTTATAGAAGTTAGTCAAGATGTTACTCATATTAGAGGGCTTGAAGGTCAGCAAAGATTACTTGATTGGGAATAA
- the dnaN gene encoding DNA polymerase III subunit beta, which translates to MKIIVSKSIIENILVYAQPFLEKKDTSQITSHVYINVNDSKLTVKATDYEIGFEVSTDKVSIISTGSITANGKKLLDIIRILKDGEINLEIKNDMLHISQSHSNFKLPTFSYNEFPEFPSYEGKSRISIESHSLIESLKKITPAIDTNNPKFELNGALIDIKQDSINFASTDTRRLAIVNIPNQSVSELSIILPKKAIIEIQKLFFDNIELYYDDTNLIIHSDQYTFFTKLINGKFPEYSRIVPKEVSNTLILPKAIMIDSIKQITTISSDVKITFLNNYITFESLSDDNIEAKTEISYNTGFEEPFVIAINSKYLLDFLNSINSSEFSIGLNEGNLPFLLVDDNFKTVVMPIVI; encoded by the coding sequence ATGAAAATAATTGTTTCTAAATCAATCATAGAAAACATATTAGTTTATGCTCAACCTTTTTTAGAAAAAAAAGATACTTCACAAATAACTTCTCATGTTTATATCAATGTGAATGATTCTAAACTAACTGTAAAAGCTACTGATTATGAAATAGGTTTTGAAGTATCTACTGACAAGGTTAGTATTATTTCTACTGGTAGTATTACTGCAAATGGTAAAAAACTATTAGATATTATTAGAATTTTAAAAGATGGTGAAATAAATCTAGAAATAAAAAATGATATGTTACATATCTCTCAATCACATTCTAACTTTAAACTACCTACCTTTTCTTATAATGAGTTTCCAGAGTTTCCAAGCTATGAAGGGAAATCTCGTATTTCAATTGAATCTCACTCTCTAATTGAATCACTTAAAAAAATTACACCTGCAATTGACACTAACAATCCAAAGTTTGAATTAAATGGTGCTCTAATAGATATTAAGCAAGATAGTATAAATTTTGCATCTACAGATACAAGAAGATTAGCAATTGTTAATATTCCAAATCAAAGTGTTAGTGAATTATCAATTATACTTCCTAAAAAAGCTATTATTGAAATTCAAAAACTTTTTTTTGATAATATAGAACTTTATTATGATGATACAAATTTAATAATTCATTCAGATCAATATACATTTTTTACAAAACTAATAAATGGAAAATTTCCTGAATATTCTAGAATAGTTCCTAAGGAAGTTTCAAATACATTAATTTTACCAAAAGCAATAATGATTGATTCTATAAAACAAATTACTACTATATCATCAGATGTAAAAATAACTTTTTTAAATAATTATATAACATTTGAATCTCTAAGTGATGATAATATTGAAGCAAAAACAGAGATAAGTTATAACACAGGTTTTGAAGAACCTTTTGTAATAGCAATAAATTCAAAATATCTTTTAGACTTTTTAAACAGTATAAACTCTTCTGAATTTAGCATAGGATTAAATGAAGGTAATCTACCTTTTCTTTTAGTTGATGATAACTTTAAAACAGTAGTTATGCCTATTGTAATTTAA
- the dnaA gene encoding chromosomal replication initiator protein DnaA — MNIGQEVLELLKEEITEVQYNRYIKQLIYDAKKSTSDLAIFYAPNALVNNWIKSKYSEKIAHLFEVKSGSKVSVKITLKNSTDKRIKLQKTEQKLQHSLLNPSHTFDNFMVGGSNQFAYAAVKSVSESPGEVYNPLFIYGGVGLGKTHLMQSAGNVFQNQGKSVIYTSVEQFLNDFIRHVRNKTMPSFQEKYRKCDVLLIDDIQFLSNKEGIQEEFFHTFEALKGSGKQIILTADKHPKKIGGLEKRLQSRFEWGLVADIQPPELETKIAIIKKKCEINKVKLSNDIINYIATVIESNVREIEGILSKLHAYSQLMHIDIDLAFTKNVLKDQLQENRANLTLDVITNNVAKDLNIKPTEIRSKGRSKNLVYARRISIYLCRELTQNTMPQLAQYFGMKDHTAISHTLKKINELMKNDEDFKVKIEELTNKITSVS; from the coding sequence GTGAATATAGGTCAAGAAGTTTTAGAACTATTAAAAGAAGAGATAACAGAAGTACAATACAATAGATATATTAAGCAACTTATATACGATGCTAAAAAGTCTACAAGTGACTTAGCAATTTTTTATGCACCTAATGCTCTTGTTAATAACTGGATAAAGAGTAAATATAGTGAAAAGATAGCACATCTTTTTGAAGTTAAAAGTGGTTCTAAAGTAAGTGTTAAAATAACACTAAAAAACTCAACAGATAAAAGAATAAAACTACAAAAAACTGAACAAAAACTTCAACACTCTCTACTAAATCCATCTCATACTTTTGATAACTTTATGGTTGGTGGATCTAACCAGTTTGCATATGCCGCAGTAAAGAGTGTAAGTGAATCTCCTGGGGAAGTTTATAATCCTCTTTTTATATATGGTGGTGTTGGTTTAGGAAAAACTCACCTTATGCAATCTGCCGGAAATGTTTTCCAAAATCAGGGTAAAAGTGTTATTTATACATCAGTTGAGCAGTTTTTAAATGATTTTATTCGTCATGTAAGAAATAAAACTATGCCTTCATTTCAAGAAAAATATCGTAAATGTGATGTGTTACTTATAGATGATATACAATTTCTGAGTAATAAAGAGGGTATTCAAGAAGAATTTTTCCATACATTTGAAGCTCTAAAAGGTTCTGGAAAACAAATTATATTAACTGCTGATAAGCACCCAAAAAAAATAGGCGGTTTAGAGAAAAGATTACAAAGTAGGTTTGAATGGGGATTAGTAGCAGATATACAACCACCTGAACTTGAAACTAAAATAGCTATTATCAAGAAAAAATGTGAAATAAATAAAGTAAAACTATCCAACGACATTATTAATTACATTGCTACTGTCATAGAGAGTAATGTTAGAGAAATAGAAGGTATTCTTTCTAAGCTTCATGCTTATTCACAACTAATGCATATTGATATAGATTTAGCTTTTACAAAAAATGTTTTAAAAGATCAACTACAAGAAAATCGTGCTAATCTTACTCTAGATGTAATTACTAATAATGTTGCCAAAGATTTAAACATCAAACCAACAGAAATCCGTTCAAAAGGCAGAAGTAAAAATCTTGTTTATGCTAGAAGAATTTCTATCTATCTATGTCGTGAACTAACTCAAAATACTATGCCTCAACTGGCTCAATATTTTGGAATGAAAGACCACACTGCCATTAGTCATACACTTAAAAAAATAAATGAACTAATGAAAAATGATGAAGATTTTAAAGTTAAAATTGAAGAATTAACTAATAAAATAACTTCAGTCTCTTAA
- the gyrB gene encoding DNA topoisomerase (ATP-hydrolyzing) subunit B, with protein MENYGASNIKVLKGLEAVRKRPGMYIGDTGHRGLHHLVYEVIDNSIDEAMAGHCDTINITLTKENTCRVSDNGRGIPTDMHPTEGMSAATVVLTVLHAGGKFDKDTYKVSGGLHGVGVSVVNALSSDLKMTIYREGEIFEQNFKKGIPQEILAVTGKTRKTGTTIEFSADPSIFTDTVTFEYEYLSKRFKELAYLNPFITIIFKDERTDKKEEYHFEGGIAQYVADMNKKAVIAQVYSFTAKVEDIEFDIALMYNESYEEKLASFVNNIRTPNGGTHEAGFRAGLTRVISNYNAQNGAAKEKDTKISGEDASEGLIAIVSARVPEPQFEGQTKGKLGNTYVRPLVQKQTYELLSKYFEENPIEAKAIVSKSLMAARGREAAKKARELTRRKDSMSVGTLPGKLADCQSKDASICELYLVEGDSAGGSAKMGRDRVFQAILPLKGKILNVEKARLDKILKSEEITNMITAMGCGIGEEYNEEKLRYHKLIIMTDADVDGSHIQTLLLTFFFRHFRSVIENGYLYLAQPPLYRYKKGKKEIYFKDDRAMNDYLIENGIESLDVEGIGDNDLVSYFRMVDHYRGSLVALERRYALVDLIRHFIENPDLIGLDIKSMYEKVEKFLVDNGNNILTKSITDEYIHIFVQTKDGMEELLINDDLFSAPHFNEASFVFKKIQEWNINFDEDILVVLENINEYAKKGAYIQRYKGLGEMNPDQLWETTMTPENRVLLQVQIEDAEVASDAFTLFMGDEVEPRRNYIETHAKDVKHLDV; from the coding sequence ATGGAAAATTACGGTGCTAGTAATATTAAAGTCCTTAAAGGGTTAGAGGCTGTTCGTAAAAGACCTGGTATGTATATTGGTGACACAGGTCATAGAGGTCTACATCATTTAGTTTATGAAGTTATTGATAATTCAATTGATGAGGCAATGGCAGGTCATTGTGACACAATAAATATAACTCTTACTAAAGAAAATACTTGTAGAGTAAGCGATAATGGTCGTGGTATTCCAACAGATATGCATCCAACTGAAGGAATGAGTGCAGCAACAGTTGTTTTAACTGTACTTCATGCTGGTGGAAAATTTGATAAAGACACTTATAAAGTTTCCGGTGGTCTTCATGGTGTTGGTGTTTCAGTTGTAAATGCTTTGTCATCTGATCTTAAAATGACTATTTACAGAGAGGGAGAAATATTCGAACAAAATTTCAAAAAAGGTATTCCTCAAGAAATTTTGGCTGTTACAGGAAAAACTAGAAAAACTGGAACAACTATTGAATTTTCCGCAGATCCTAGTATATTTACTGATACTGTAACTTTTGAATATGAATATTTATCAAAAAGATTTAAAGAATTAGCATATTTAAATCCATTTATTACAATTATATTTAAAGATGAACGTACAGATAAAAAAGAAGAATATCACTTTGAGGGTGGTATAGCTCAGTACGTTGCAGATATGAATAAAAAAGCTGTAATTGCTCAAGTTTATTCATTTACTGCTAAAGTAGAAGATATAGAGTTTGATATAGCACTTATGTATAATGAATCTTATGAAGAAAAACTTGCATCGTTTGTAAATAATATCCGCACACCAAATGGTGGTACACATGAGGCAGGTTTTAGAGCTGGTCTTACTCGTGTTATATCAAATTATAATGCTCAAAATGGTGCAGCAAAAGAAAAAGATACGAAAATTTCTGGTGAAGATGCAAGTGAAGGTCTTATTGCAATTGTTTCTGCTCGTGTTCCAGAACCACAGTTTGAAGGTCAAACAAAAGGTAAACTTGGAAATACTTATGTAAGACCGTTAGTACAAAAACAGACTTATGAACTTCTTTCAAAATATTTTGAAGAAAATCCTATAGAAGCAAAAGCTATAGTATCAAAGTCACTAATGGCTGCACGTGGACGTGAAGCTGCAAAAAAAGCAAGAGAACTTACTCGTAGAAAAGATTCTATGAGTGTTGGAACCCTTCCTGGTAAACTGGCTGATTGTCAAAGTAAAGATGCTAGCATTTGCGAACTATATCTGGTGGAAGGGGATTCTGCTGGAGGTTCAGCTAAAATGGGTCGTGATCGTGTTTTTCAAGCAATTTTACCACTTAAAGGTAAGATTCTTAATGTTGAAAAAGCAAGATTGGATAAGATTTTAAAATCTGAAGAAATTACAAACATGATTACAGCAATGGGTTGTGGAATTGGTGAAGAATATAATGAGGAAAAGCTTCGTTATCATAAACTTATAATTATGACGGATGCGGATGTTGATGGATCTCACATTCAAACTCTTTTATTAACATTTTTCTTTAGACATTTTAGAAGTGTGATTGAAAATGGATATTTATACTTAGCTCAACCACCTCTTTATCGTTATAAAAAAGGTAAAAAAGAGATTTATTTCAAAGATGACAGAGCAATGAATGATTACCTAATTGAAAATGGTATTGAGTCTCTAGATGTTGAAGGAATTGGTGATAATGACTTAGTTTCATACTTTAGAATGGTAGATCATTATAGAGGTTCACTAGTTGCACTAGAGAGACGATATGCATTAGTTGATTTGATTCGTCACTTTATAGAAAATCCAGACTTAATAGGTTTAGATATAAAATCAATGTATGAAAAAGTTGAGAAATTTTTAGTTGATAATGGAAATAATATTTTAACTAAGAGTATTACTGATGAATATATTCACATTTTTGTTCAAACAAAAGATGGAATGGAAGAGTTACTTATAAATGATGATTTATTTTCTGCACCACACTTTAATGAAGCAAGTTTTGTTTTCAAAAAGATACAAGAATGGAATATAAACTTTGATGAGGATATATTAGTAGTTCTTGAAAATATTAACGAGTACGCTAAAAAAGGTGCATATATACAACGCTATAAAGGTCTTGGTGAGATGAACCCTGATCAGCTTTGGGAAACAACAATGACACCAGAAAATCGTGTTTTACTTCAAGTACAAATAGAAGATGCAGAAGTTGCATCTGACGCATTTACTCTATTTATGGGTGATGAAGTTGAACCTCGTCGTAACTACATAGAAACACACGCTAAAGATGTTAAACACTTAGATGTTTAA
- the ruvC gene encoding crossover junction endodeoxyribonuclease RuvC, which yields MIILGIDPGTRNMGYALISLEKGKISLIEAGLIKMKAEELQFQIPQMAEGIDTIFKRHNIDEVAMEDIFYAHNPATTIKLAQFRGAIMLKLLEVHGKFYEYTALQVKKALTGKAKAGKEQVAYMVKILLNIKKEIKPLDISDAMAVAITHSQRVTIRK from the coding sequence ATGATAATATTAGGAATAGATCCGGGAACTAGAAATATGGGATATGCACTTATTTCTTTAGAAAAAGGAAAAATTTCTCTTATTGAAGCAGGTCTTATAAAGATGAAAGCTGAAGAACTACAGTTTCAAATTCCTCAAATGGCAGAAGGCATAGATACAATATTTAAAAGGCACAATATAGATGAAGTTGCAATGGAAGATATATTTTATGCACATAATCCTGCAACAACTATTAAACTAGCTCAATTTCGTGGCGCTATAATGCTAAAACTTTTAGAAGTTCATGGAAAGTTTTATGAATACACGGCACTTCAGGTAAAAAAAGCTCTTACAGGTAAGGCAAAGGCAGGTAAAGAACAAGTGGCATATATGGTAAAAATACTTTTAAATATAAAAAAAGAGATTAAACCGCTTGATATTTCAGATGCTATGGCAGTTGCTATTACACACTCACAAAGAGTTACTATCCGCAAATAG